The sequence below is a genomic window from Thermodesulfovibrionales bacterium.
TCCCTCTGGCTCATGAGATATCTTTTCTGCTCCATTCAGACCTCCTCAAGGTTCTCCTCAGAGGTCTATAGTGACTTAATACCTCCTACTATGACATTTTCATTTTGCAGATACCTATGACATTATCATCTTGCAACGACACATTCCCGATTTTCGTCTTGACACGCAACGAGGATGTGATATGCTTTTTTAAAGGTTAAGCCTTTTGTGCGGCATGCGGGGCCTTACGTGACTGACGGCTCCGAAATTGCGAGTGATCGTTATCCCGGGGAGAGAAAGGAGGAGCAAGAATGGCGACGAAGGGCAAGGTGACGATTCAGGGAAATCCGCTCACGCTCATCGGTCCCGAACTCAAGGTGGGGGACAAGGCTCCCGACTTTACGGTCCTCGATGCAGATCTCAAAGAAGTGGGCCTGAAGGATTTTACCGATAAGGTGAAGGTCATTAGCGTGACGCCCTCTCTCGATACCCCGGTCTGCGATATGCAGGCGAGGAGATTCAACGAGGAGGCGACGAAACTGCCGAAGACGGTTGGGGTATTCAATGTGAGCATGGACTTGCCCTTTGCGATTTCGAGGTTCTGTACGACCGCCGGGATTGACAGGGTTAAGGCCTATTCCGACCACAGGGACGCGTCTTTCGGAGCCGCCTATGGGGTCTTGATCAAGGAGCTGAGACTCCTCGCGCGTTCGGTCTTCGTTATAGGCAGAGATGACGTGATTCGGTACATAGAGATCGTGCCGGAGGTGACCGATCATCCTGATTATGATAAGGCCATCGAGGCGGTGAAGAGGGTTTCTTCTTAATCGATCTGAATTCCTAATCGGCCGGAACGGATCGAGAGCATACACAAACTCAAAACCAGAAGGAGGAGAGACATGCCGTACACAGCAAAGGACTATGGGAAATTAATCGGAATGGAAGGATTCAGCGAGACACTCCTGAAGAATCACTTTACCCTTTATCAGGGATATGTGACGAA
It includes:
- the tpx gene encoding thiol peroxidase; this translates as MATKGKVTIQGNPLTLIGPELKVGDKAPDFTVLDADLKEVGLKDFTDKVKVISVTPSLDTPVCDMQARRFNEEATKLPKTVGVFNVSMDLPFAISRFCTTAGIDRVKAYSDHRDASFGAAYGVLIKELRLLARSVFVIGRDDVIRYIEIVPEVTDHPDYDKAIEAVKRVSS